One Falco peregrinus isolate bFalPer1 chromosome 6, bFalPer1.pri, whole genome shotgun sequence DNA segment encodes these proteins:
- the IKBIP gene encoding inhibitor of nuclear factor kappa-B kinase-interacting protein isoform X1 encodes MSEVKQRKKGVSLSKTNEGSQKAEKHSNCGKLASPRTSNNRSSFWMDSRTSLSIISLAVCLMLTWFLFQQSGQFADMEKKYKFLQQEAVKFLDVENKVNLISEKLESSESILQEAASSIFVMTEFEQEVSSLHNIINDIQNNEQTLSIKMQNINEKLKNVTNSWRRSLDEMNTNTSDLKSEAKFIHTEVTSQINEVDQRVKSLSERVRDLEDSTARNIKTLKRQEDDEFSRVEQKLDLHAKAVEKLEEEQTSLVAKDTDLNHKLANYEPKVEECKTHLPTIENAIHSILRLSSELLSKEKKIEDLATQLYTVENNMLKTVSDTMVMQKVLEGIQYNSSIMKMQNEIVVLDEAVHDIIVSSKSKETNLESCNLGNDQNGDK; translated from the exons atgtcTGAAgttaagcaaaggaaaaaaggtgttTCTTTGTCCAAGACCAATGAAGGTTCACAGAAGGCTGAGAAACACAGTAATTGTGGGAAGCTGGCAAGTCCCAGGACCAGCAATAATCGGAGCTCCTTTTGGATGGACTCGCGGACAAGCTTAAGCAtaatttctcttgctgtttgccTGATGCTGACCTG GTTCCTATTTCAGCAGTCAGGTCAATTTGCTGATatggaaaaaaagtacaagttCTTACAGCAAGAAGCTGTAAAATTCCTGGATGTGGAAAACAAAGTTAACTTAATTTCTGAAAAG CTTGAGTCTTCTGAAAGTATCCTACAAGAAGCTGCCTCATCCATCTTTGTGATGACTGAGTTTGAGCAGGAAGTGTCTTCTCTTCATAACATCATAAATGACATTCAGAACAATGAACAGACTCTCTCTATAAAGATGCAGAACATTAAtgagaagttaaaaaatgttacaaattcCTGGAGAAGAAGCTTGGATGAAATGAACACAAACACTAGCGATTTAAAATCTGAAGCAAAGTTCATACATACAGAAGTTACTTCCCAAATTAATGAAGTTGACCAAAGAGTTAAATCCCTTTCAGAAAGAGTAAGAGATTTGGAAGACAGTACAGCCAGAAATATTAAAACACTAAAAAGGCAAGAAGATGATGAATTCTCTAGAGTTGAACAAAAGTTGGACTTGCATGCAAAGGCAGTTGAAAAGCTAGAAGAAGAACAGACTAGTCTGGTAGCCAAGGACACAGACCTGAATCACAAACTTGCAAACTATGAACCTAAAGTTGAGGAGTGTAAGACCCATTTGCCAACAATTGAAAATGCTATTCACTCTATTCTTAGATTATCAAGTGAATTGCTAAGTAAGGAGAAAAAGATAGAGGACTTGGCAACACAGCTATATACTGTGGAAAATAATATGCTGaaaactgtttctgatacaatgGTGATGCAAAAGGTTCTTGAAGGCATACAGTACAACAGCAGcataatgaaaatgcaaaatgaaatagtGGTTTTAGACGAAGCAGTGCACGACATAATAGTAtcttcaaaatcaaaagaaacaaatttagaAAGCTGTAACTTAGGAAATGACCAGAACGGGGATAAGTGA